The Populus alba chromosome 6, ASM523922v2, whole genome shotgun sequence genomic interval TTTACTGTCGACATTTGTTGTCCTGAAAGGTATAAAGAGTCAATTTCAAGAAGTACAAGAGGGTGGAAGGAGAGGCTGTTTTCTCGTAACAGTTCAGTGTCTGATCTTGGCTCTGAAGTTCGAAGAGATGTAAATGCAGGAATTGCAACTGTATCTGGTATGATGGAGCGCCTTGAAACCAGAGATAACAGTGAAGCCAACCAAGTTTCTGTATCAACTCATTGGACCGATCGTCCAGCTGCTGAGAGGAGCAACCAGAATAATGCTGAGACTCACATAGAGAGCCCTGTAAATGAAGGAAGTACGCCAGTTTCTTTTGCTGCAAGTTCAGCATCTACTTAAGTTAAGATTTCTTCAGCAATTGCATCTGTCCTCAGCATCTCATCTTTGAAGGTGAGTCGTGTTGgtgtaaatttctttttaaaataactagttTACCAACGAACCATTAGATTTCACCatatctgtatttttttttcccttttttcaatACTTTAGTTTAGGAGGAGCTTCCAAGAGTTTTGTTAAGTTGTAGTGCATGTCAACAACTAAAATTAATGGCCCTTTGATGCTTTGAATGTTCAATATAAGTTTGCTTAGTTGATCTCATTCATCCCTACACTATTCATTTAGATATGTTGATATATCCAATTGCATGATTTTTCATTCATCTTTACATTATTCATCTACTTTGCTGTGAGTGTTATGCACCGCTATGTTTCCCATTCTTTGGTACATGTGTATGGAGAAAATGTCATTCTACTCTTGTCTTGTTGATTGGAATATTCCTAAGGGCAATGCCATCCAACTTTTCTAAGTTTCTTAACCTTATAAACTGCCCGAGGATATTCAATATTTAACACGAGTTCGGTTCGGGTTTTCAGGTTGTAAACTCTTTTACTCCAAATATGACATGCCGAGGAGAAGATGTTGTGTATTACAGGCCAGAGGATGAACATTCACctgaaaatgaataaaaaggtaAGAAAGATGAAGTCTTAAGGAATTCATGTTGACAGATATACATTGGGTATATgtaagtaaaattatttttatgaccCAGATTTGTTTCAAAGCTAAAGCCAGAACATCCACGTGTATGTCTGGATGGTTGGATTTTGGTAcaagttgaaaattaattaatgtaatattaTCGAGTCCCGTATTAAGATTTTAGCACTCAAAAGGGAGTTGAAGCCTTTTAAAGGAAAATTACTGGTTACCATATATTTTGTGACGACGTGTTACATGGCACTGTGCACAAACATGTGCTCTTTCGCCTCAAGGTGGCAAAGACAAGGTCACGATTTTGTTTCGACGTCAGTTTTAGTTGCTGTTGAGACTTGTTCCATGGGAGTTTGTATTGGCAACGTTTTGAGATTAACTGAGAAGGACGCTGGTGATGGGTTCTGGTGCAAATTTAGCTGTAAGGGAATTTGAGCTTAAATTCTTCATGGATTaaaagcagtttttttttttatttgaatatttttttgtttttctctttatttcaaattaattttttatatatatttttagattattttgttgtgtagatgctaatattttaaaaaattatcatcatcgCAGTAATACTGAACGGGTTTTAAGAGCCTTCTGAAGCTGGCTACCTTTGaaacttatttatatatatttcttaagatGCTCTGGTCACCGGAGGAACCAGTAACGTTCCTTGAGTTGCACAAAAAGCAGCCCTCCAATTCGTTCAGTTggcaaaaaagaaatgaaaatcaagaaattaaatgtaATTCTTGTTCATGGCCGAAAGCCCACACTCAGATTCTGCCCTGTGGAGGTCAGGCTGTGACCCTTTTATGGAGCCCTACTTAGGCCTCATTCCTAGGCGTGGCTCGTAGCCACAGTTAAAAGGGCCTGCCTTGAGTTGCTACTGGGTTTACAGTCACTTTTACAGGCCTACTAgcaattggatttttaaaaaaaaataaaagataaaaataatatgtaaggtgcatatgttaaaaatattatttgaaaataatttatttttatttttaaaataaaatttatttatacaaaatattaaaaaatatatagattaattAGATAAAcctcattaaaaattaaatgtataattaaaaaataatcatcatttcAAATAGATTttctaaataacataaaaaagatattaatttaaatataataaaattaagattaagattaattttttaaaaatagaaaaaaaatattttttcttaagcaaaaaaaaagtgaatagtGTCGTCCATAGTAAAACTTTTGCGGTGAACCTGGATCATAAGCTCGACcaggtttaatattttttcttcttaaatttatagcaaacctaaaaaaaaaatataaacaatgttGTTCACAATAAAACATTAGAAGGTAAACAGTACGGCTGCATAATATTtacttcacatatttttttcttaaatttatataaaaatcttaaataaaaaaaaacaacaatgacCAGTGTTATCCTATAATAAAACATGAGAGTGTGAGTAGTGTGTTCACTTATTATTCACTCTTATGTACTTTAGTTTATTTAAGGTGAACCAAAACTATGAACTCAAttaggtttaatattttttcttccctaaaatttatagcaaatctaaaaaaattgaaacaatgtcatttttgataaaatatgaaaGGATGAACAGAATTACTGCACAATATTCATCTcatatatttttcctttaatttataaaccaaaaaatatatatttctataataaaaatgagGGAGTAAATAGTATAACTGTACAATATTTACCTCACGATTCAGATTATAAGTAATAAGTAAGAAGTGAAATACTATGCGTgaaaaattggaaaaacaagGTAGAGTTGTACTTTTCCACGTAGTTTAGACTATaggtattaattaattaattaattaattaatgtagatATCAATCTCAATATACTAACTGTAGTGGTAATTGACTTGTGTACTTTATAGGTACTAGTATTCCTGATATCATGTGTTGCAGTtttatgaaaatgttaaaattatttttaagaaaataaaaaaatcaataaaatactatgtgtaaataaattttgaataaaaccAAATATAAGGTATATACGTGAATAAGAATTTATTCGAGGCTCCACTAAATTTTATCATgattacattataattatagGTTTTACAAATcttttttcataagattttttttaaaaatttatcagaggaaaattttaaatatacaaaaggtatattttagaaaaactattaaaaaactattttatcttttagaaaacgagttttttttttaaatttcagtagAGTTTATCAAAAGgtataaattcttttctttgaaggagtcaaagataatatatatatatatatatatataaaaaccaaggAGTGTATATATGTCACAATTGCCTCCATAACTGCGATCTTAACAAAAATAGTGATTAAAAACCAGACTCTAATGGTGTGTTCATCGAAGATAGTTGAGGTTGAGATTCATATTGAATTttcagttataaaaaaaaatgtttttaatgtaacttttacaacaaaaataacttttttttaagctaattgGAAATGCttcaaaatcatgttttttaaaattttaaaatattttttatttaaaattatttttttatgtttttagtttgttttaatatactaatataaaaataaaaaatatatattattttaatatatttctaaacaaaaaatattttagaaacttATTACTCTAACATTCTCAATCatcttcttatatatatatatatatatatatatatatatatatatatatatatatatatatatatataaagatgcTAAGTATATGTAGTTGAAAGAGGGGTGATTAGGAGTGTGGCTTTTCTGTAACTATAAATTGGAGTTAGGGGTAATAAGGtactttgatatatataaaatatattaaaaaaaaaaaaaagttgtttgcgCCACATTGTAAACTTCAGCATATAAAATGTGCAAGGAAAAGCGTCGGTGAGACCTAAGTTTTGGTCAATTTTAATCTAatttctcataaaataaaatgtgccAAAAATgggtgttaattaattaatttgtagcCTTATACCTACAACTCTTCCAAAAAGCATCCTCCCTATTAAAATGTGGACGGCCGTACCAGTCTCGAAAACAGATCCCATGACATCATGGGCCCTACAACATTTAATTATGGTTGTAATCAATCAAGCCCTTATGACaatgattgatatatatatatatatatatcattgtcATAAGGGCTTGattgatatatgtatgtatgtatgtatgtatgtatgtatgtatgtatgtatgtatgtataatatatatgtatgtatgtatgtatgtatgtatgtatgataTAGTAGCATTATTTTCCAGCTTTCCAATAATATTCTCATCTGATTAAATTGGACTTTCATTATGCAGCACATCCTCAAAGTTAAAACGCACGAATCATGCCATTGGTTAATTCCATTTTGTTGTTTTGCCCTGATTGGTGAGTGATAGTGTCGTGTGGCCTGATCTTCAAGTAACCATTTGCTTGATTAGAACGGTTTCACGGAAGTCTTTTAAGGGATGTTTAAGATAGTAACATGAAAACTtgtcaaaaatactttttttacacgacacaaaatatataatataaattcggATAGTAaactcaaattataaaattataaaattataaaatcacaactattttattgttttgttctaATTGGTGAGTGACAGTGTCGCTTTACCCTAATCTTCAAGTAACCATTTGCTTGATTAGAACAGTTCCATGGAAGTCTTTTATGGGGTGTTTAAGATAGTAACATGCAAgcttgttaaaaatatttttttgacacgacacgaaatatataatataaacttggaTCGTAAATTCAAATTGTaaattcacaagaaaaatattttaactaattatatattgacaatttcagtcaagtagtaaataataatataacacaattaaaataaaagtgaaataaacaatacaaatatccaaataccttgaaatatataattcaaataaaaattcatatatggtttaaataacttaaaaataagaaaagaaaaaaaaaataagattgaatAACTATGTTTTATTGATAGAGTTTCAGAATATTTTCTAGAGGACAGATCTTTAAACATACTGTAGGCAACTAATGAGATGATACAACATTGTAAGATATATCactaacttcaaaaaaaaattaacagggaTCAATACAGTGAACCCGTGACAACGAGAACGAAAACGTACAAAATGACATCACTTTAATCTCATGCCACCTCACCTTCCACCTTTTTTATGTTAGTAACAAGTCCTAGAAATAATGTCCAAATATCCCACCAAGCAAGACATGTATTACAAGTTCTCTCTAAGTCTTAGACGTCTCTCTTTGTAGTTAACAAATGGTTAGTCTAAAACACAGTATTTCTCTCTATATAAGTATTCATATATCTTATTTTACTCATTTGATTCATCACCATCTACCTTTGTCTTCCCATGGTTTCGATCCTCCGATCATACCTTTCCAGCCTAAAATACAGTATAAGGCTCCATACTGAAGATCCTCTAATGCTGGTGCTAGTCTGCTAAGATTGAAAATTTGAGATTTGGGCAACAAGAAAATGGGAGACTTGGGAGTGGGGACTATGTAGTGGAGTGTTAGGGGACTTGGACAAGaatgtaataaattttttaacttttgcaGGTTAAAATTCAAAATCGATCAAACTTGTAAAATCGTTTGATTTTACCGATTTTAACCGAGTTTGACTAATTTTGACCGAGTTCGAGTTTTAACCCAATTTGACACATCATATACAACCCTAACATGCccttttttaaatgttttttttattttaaaatatattaaaataatattttttaaaatttatttttaacatcaacacattaaataataataaaaaacataaatttagttGAGGGCTCAAGCATCTTACACTCTACTTACCACTCTTCAATGAAGAACTTTTACACTTCATACCATCAATTAGAAGATCACATACCTCATACACTTAAATACAATCACTTTTCTGTGGGGGTGCTTTTAAGCCACACCCTTGCTAAGAAAGCCACGAGCCTCCTACTATAGTGTGATATCTCTTAGATATAGGTTTCTAAGCCTCCACACCATCGATTAAAAGGCTACGAGCCTTCCTTTATCTAGTATAATCTCGGATCAGCACGAGGCTTGCGAGCCTTATATCATTGCAGGGAATGACCCTCTAAAGGTTACCCTTAACCTCCTAAAAGTTTTATAAGTATAGACCCACCCTCCATGAAATCTCTCATTcgctttgaattttttctaattacaaGCTCCTTCTTCAGGAGTTCCTTTAATCTCTTAGAAGTTTTTCTAAATATAGGCGTCACTCCTTCAGGGGTTACCCCTAACCTTTTAGGAATTTTCTAAGTATAAACTCATCCTCCACGGGTTCCCCTCAACCTCTTAAAAGATTTGCTAAGTATAGGCATGGAACCCTCGACCTCTTAGGATTTTTCTTAGTACGGGCTCCTCTTTTATAGGATATAGGTTCCTTTTTGCCTCTTAGAAAATATTTCCAAATATATGATTTCCTCTTTATAGATTCCCTTTAgcctcttaattttattttattttcttatataggCATGAAACCCACAACATCTTAGAAATCTATCTTAAGTATGGACATCATCATAGGTTGATACCCTTCATCtcttagaagtttttttttttaagtatgggCATCATTATGGGTTTGTTTCTCTCCACCTTTtagaaatttttctttttacggGTGTCTCCATTGGTttcttcccccttttttttattagaaatttttctaagtataagcttttttaatatgaattacCCATAACCTTTTAAGAAATTTTCGAAGTATGAGTTTCTCTTTGGACTCCCCTCAACCTTTTAGaatttttctaagtataagTTCCTCCAATATAGTTCTCTTTGTTAcctagaaaacattttaagtatGGTTTTCTCTATGGATTCCTTTATGTCTCTTGTTGGTGAAACCAAGAATTCTCTCAAATCATAATTCACACCTCTTTGTATAAATTCCCCGCGACATGCCTCGGAATATATACTCCTTTACTCATATAAGAAAAAGAATCATCATCCCATCTAAAATATAAGGTAATTAAGTTTTCACGTGTTTTATATCACAAAGACTTGGGGGCTACTGATAAATCAAGATTTATCAGCattctaaaatcaaaattttagccTAGACACAAAGCATCCTGTGCTAGGCCATTTAGTGTAGtgcctttcatatatatatatatatatggtgcctttatttatttatatagctCTAAACACTTTGATCTGGATccatatcatttatttatatggAATCGGGTTTATGACTTGACGCCATATAAATAGGAGCCCATGTTGGGATCCCCTCGCCCGACCCTCAGTACTTGGCCCCAGGTGATGCACACCCAACCCTCATGGGCATGGCTTCCTGGCATGCTCGACCCTTCTCAGTTTGGCTCTTTACCGAGCCCAACCCTCTATGGGTTTGACACCCTGCTAAGCAGGAAGCTCCGTGGGCTTAACACCCCACTAAACCTAGAGCTTCATAATCCCAACGCTTCACAAAACCTGACCTTTCTTGAGCCTGATGTTATGCCACACCCAATCTCGGTTTATTGTTTGGGCTTGGATTTATATCCTAAGCCCAACACCTAACCCTTGAGATTTTTTACTAAGCTTAGGCTCTGTGCTTGATGCCCATCTCCCTGTGCTTGTCTCCCCCTACACTGTTAGGTGTACAAAAGTCTCTCATGGCCTAGGACATTTCTATCTCTTAGCTAGATAAATTTAGTGGAACATAGGTGTGTGGTTATGTTGTCCTAGGTAGACTTAGTGGAATACAACTCacaatacaaattaatttataatggtGAAATAAATTTCCAACCCTTCTACTctagtaaaaaaacaatgtttaggAGCTATAAACATCTTTAAACTATTTAGGTAAGAGGTTTACAATCTTTATTCTTtactgcatatatatttttaaagaatctctttttaaaatattattgcactccattttctctctttttaaaaaatatttacttaaatATCTAAAAGTTCTTTGACTTACTATGGGAGACCTTTTACAGGTGCATGACCTCCAACATTAAACTATACTTATTTTAGCCAACCTAGCCAAGGATAATAAGCAGATTACAAGAAGTATCTGATTAACCAATTTAGCCACCCATATAAGCCTTTTTTTCTTAAgcatattatgattttttttatgacataatCAATCCCTCATGCCTCCACAATTGATGCAcacaatataatatttaagcAACATGTATATTGTACTGAAATTTGtttcaagatttaaatttaCTGAGAAACACAATTAAGACTATacaatttaattactttaaattCTCTTCCATCTACAATATATATGATCAAATTTTGTCTACTATGccaattaattatataagttaAGTAAATATACATTTGATAAtatggtgtgttttttttttttaaagtgtcgTAATTCAATATCTTTTCAGCCCTTTTAAATGCAATATAAACACATTATCAAacgataaaaaagaataaaaagcatcTATATGGAGCAATTTGGAGATCGTGTGATCAACATTAATCACACTAGTTGCAAAGAGGGTTAAAAATTCGATtctattagtaaaaaaaaaaaaatgataattgaaaGGGACAAAAAGAGGTTAGGAAGAATCAAAGATGAAGGATGATCTGGGTTGGAGAGAAGGTAAAGTAAAGCAGACACTGTGAAAATGGGGGTGAAGTCAGCTGAGAGTGACGAGCAATCTACCGGCAGGCGAGACGTCGCCGTATGGCGTTAATGGTTTGCCCACAGAATACGCTCACGCATGAACGCGCGCTTAAAGAGCACGTGGACGCAAGTATTTTTAATGGCAAAAAACTTGGCGTAGAAATAATGGCATTAATCCATTCAGACAGAGAGACTGAGACACCGACACCGACACCCACTTTGCTCTTAACCTCAGGCTTCTAACCTTACTGTAACTGCTACAACTGCACACGTGAAATGCTGAGGCTCCCCCACTCACATGttactatatattatttttgtattttcttttactttataaATGCCCATAACAACAGCTGGTCGAAAAAATGGAATCAAGAAGAATTATTTCTCTCAAGGTTGCAACAATACAGATttcataattcatattttaCCAAATAGAAAATCTCATTACAGAACAATAATGTTCATCCGTAAATGATTGCAACTGATATTGAGATTAGGTTTCCAAAAACGtgtacttttttttgtttgtttgtttttcttttcccacaAAAAGAATGCCTTCCATTCATCTCCAAGCAActcaaaagtagaaaaaaaatggtgaattATCAAAATCAGAATACAGAACTGGCCTGCCTTTGCAAAATAGTGTTTCGAAAACGtgattgtatttatattttttaaaaagttaattttttttattaaaaattaattattttatatgttttggatcgttttgatgtgatgatcttaaaaataattttttttaaaaaaatatattattttgatgcattttaatataaaaaacattttaaaaaataatcacaattatTCTCACAAACAGACTGTAGTTTTGGTTGAGATTGCTTTTCAGCTTGTGATTccaatgttttgaaattgtgttttaattttgattttttttattagaaataattttttttaatgaattttcaaataaaaaatccttttaaaaaatattatatataatgacactaattaataattatactatataaaaaaattcttaactgTGATAAATATTgctttgtaaaataattattatttaaaaatatattaaaataatattttttttatttttaatttcattcaaaaacaagaataaaaaaaattaaatctaaaataattttaatatttttaaaagtacagTTATATCCCCCCACAGCCAAGCACCGCCATGTAAAGCAGAGTCGCCTTCCGTGTGAACCCCACATCCAGCCTGTGCATGTCCTCAAGAAAAAAAGTCTTTACCCCACTTTTATAAGTGTCCATTACTTCCCAAGTGGAGTTTCCCTCCGCAAAGGCCTCACCTTTCTCTTCTCTAAAGCAAAACCCACCCCTCTCGCCTCCACCTCAACCTCCATCTCCCTGAAAGGTCACCCGAACCGTTTAACCAAAAGTACACTACACACCACCCATTTAACCAAAAACCAAAGAGACCCAAAAAATTTCTCGTCGATCTCTTCCAAGTTCCAATCTTTGTCTTTGAGCACCATGGATTCTCACATCTATGGTGTCTCTAAGAAAACCCTTTTTCTCTTTACTCTTCTCTGTCTTTCCGTTTCCTCCATTTCTGCATTACCCCATCAGAATAAAACTGGCAACAGTACGGGTACTGGTCAAATGATAAACTCCAACTCGGTGCTTGTGGCGCTTCTTGACTCGCATTACACCGAGTTAGCTGAGCTCGTTGAAAAGGCTCTCCTTCTACAAACCCTTGAAGAAGCTGTTGGCAAACACAACATCACCATCTTTGCGCCAAGAAATGAAGCTTTAGAGCGTCAACTTGACCCAGAATTCAAACGGTTTTTACTTGAACCCGGTAATCTCAAATCTCTCCAAACCCTTTTATTGTTCCACATTATTCCCCAACGAGTCGGATCCAATGACTGGCCAGGTCACAAATCAAACCCCAGCAGGCACACCACTCTCTGCAACGATCATCTGCACTTGATCACCAAGAATTCAGGCAAAAAGGTTGTCGGATCCGCcgagttgacccgacccgacGACGTGACCCGACCGGACGGTGTTATTCATGGCATTGAGCGGCTCCTAGTCCCGCAGTCAGTCCAGGAAGACTTCAACAGGAGAAGAAGTTTGAGATCCATATCAGCTGTATTGCCTGAAGGAGCCCCGGAAGTTGACCCAAGAACCCACAGATTGAAAAAACCGGAACCACCAGTTCGGGCCGGTTCACCGCCGGTTTTGCCCATTTATGATGCCATGGCTCCTGGCCCATCATTGGCTCCAGCCCCAGCTCCAGGACCCGGTGGACCTCACCACCACTTCGACGGAGAAAGCCAAGTTAAAGACTTTATACAGACACTACTACTCTACGGTGGCTACAATGAAATGGCTGATATTTTAGTGAACTTAACTTCACTAGCCACTGAAATGGGCAGGTTGGTATCTGAAGGTTACGTGCTTACAGTTTTGGCACCAAATGATGAAGCCATGGCTAAGCTAACAACAGACCAGCTGAGTGAACCAGGGGCACCAGAGCAGATTATTTACTACCATATAATACCTGAGTACCAAACTGAAGAGAGTATGTATAATGCTGTTAGGAGGTTTGGGAAAATAGGGTATGATACATTGAGGTTGCCACATAAAGTCGTGGCGCAAGAAGCTGATGGGTCGGTTAAGTTCGGTTCAGGTGATGGGTCGGCCTATTTGTTTGACCCGGATATCTATACAGATGGGAGGATTTCAGTTCAAGGGATTGATGGGGTTTTGTTTCCTGAAGTTGAGAAAGAGAGTACCTCTGTTAAGAAATCCGTCAGCTCTGTTAAGGTTGCCACTACCAAGCCAAGAAGAGGTATGCTTTTGTTATTTTCGGttaatttgttcttttgattgtttgttaTGGATtggtaagattatttttttcttgttaagtCAACTCTAGTTACTGTTTAATGCTAATTCAGATCATAGGTCCATACAAGTACAGTTTCCTTTTTTGGATTAGGAACCCAGTTCTGGGGTTAGGTTGTATTGGTTACGGAGGGGGGGTTTGTTTGATGAGTGACGAGTTAGGTGAAATTGTGCTAGGGATGGGATTAAACTCTTGCCAAAAGTTCTGGTATGTGTGGTTATGATTGGTGTCGGTGATGGGGCAGATGGAATCATGGAAAAGGCAGTTGTTGATTGTGGTCTTTATAGCCTTTGATTACTCTTTTCCATAGGGGATAGCTTGGCTTGCAAGCAGAGATGAGTCCAGATTGCTTTGAAAGGAATTGGATGAATTAGTGCATTCTGGTAAAGCTAGAGTGCCTAAAATTGTCGATGTCAAGTTCACTCTCTTTCCCAACATTTCTGGTTGGTGAGGAGAGGGAATCATGCTCTCAAATCGCATTAAGTTGTGATGATGAATGACTGCTGTCGACCTGTTAGAGGATTGCCTTTCCATTGGTTTTCAGCCTGGATAGCAGAAAGCTTAATGAAACAGTGCAGGTTTCGTATGAAGATGGGTTTTACAGCTTTGATGTTCTTGAGTCTGTGATTAAAAGAAGTTGAGATGGATGAAAAGCAGGGTGCCACCGACGAATCCATGTGAAAATGTGaaaattgaaaagcaaaaaagaatgCAGTTTTTTTCCTAGCTGTGAGCCACATTATTATACCCCACCCCACCACAGCTAAGATGCCAACAACAGCTTGTCAATAATAAGTTCCACGCCATAATATTCCTGCATTTCTTTTATTAGCTGACATGAATTGGAGGGCGTAGTTGAGACGGCGTTTAATTGAGATCTTAACAGCTCAATTTATGATTGGTCTTTGCATGCCTGTGATGTTGATACATTAACACGAGTTGACTTGACAGTTTTTATTGTGGATTCTGTCTTGCAGGGAAATTAATGGAAGTAGCCTGCATAATGCTTGGAACTCTTGGACAGCACTCGCGTTTCACTACATGTCAGTGAATATACACAGTAAAAATcgcaaaaaaagaaga includes:
- the LOC118043822 gene encoding fasciclin-like arabinogalactan protein 15 yields the protein MDSHIYGVSKKTLFLFTLLCLSVSSISALPHQNKTGNSTGTGQMINSNSVLVALLDSHYTELAELVEKALLLQTLEEAVGKHNITIFAPRNEALERQLDPEFKRFLLEPGNLKSLQTLLLFHIIPQRVGSNDWPGHKSNPSRHTTLCNDHLHLITKNSGKKVVGSAELTRPDDVTRPDGVIHGIERLLVPQSVQEDFNRRRSLRSISAVLPEGAPEVDPRTHRLKKPEPPVRAGSPPVLPIYDAMAPGPSLAPAPAPGPGGPHHHFDGESQVKDFIQTLLLYGGYNEMADILVNLTSLATEMGRLVSEGYVLTVLAPNDEAMAKLTTDQLSEPGAPEQIIYYHIIPEYQTEESMYNAVRRFGKIGYDTLRLPHKVVAQEADGSVKFGSGDGSAYLFDPDIYTDGRISVQGIDGVLFPEVEKESTSVKKSVSSVKVATTKPRRGKLMEVACIMLGTLGQHSRFTTCQ